From a region of the Geothrix sp. 21YS21S-2 genome:
- a CDS encoding RES family NAD+ phosphorylase, which produces MNHVHFLSHPWHQLKFLSVSPLAQLVPPGDRPELAALLARAGVFQSWPSGARRPDRLPQLRAYLQMPGRGPASRFCDGTFRAVYAGGTPETCVAEMAYHHGQALRDSGEPAGAARIFESLALRVGGSFADVRKGRGELRRKDDYGPSQAFGAACRAGGEPGILYRSVRRKDGECLAIFQGSSVKACSLKEVIALRWDGKKLG; this is translated from the coding sequence GTGAACCACGTCCACTTCCTCAGCCATCCCTGGCACCAGCTGAAGTTCCTTTCCGTCTCCCCCCTGGCCCAATTGGTCCCGCCCGGGGACCGGCCCGAACTGGCCGCCCTGCTGGCCCGGGCGGGCGTTTTCCAGTCCTGGCCCTCCGGCGCCCGCAGGCCCGACCGCCTCCCCCAGCTGCGGGCCTACCTGCAGATGCCCGGCCGCGGCCCGGCCAGCCGCTTCTGCGACGGCACCTTCCGGGCCGTCTACGCCGGAGGGACGCCCGAGACCTGCGTGGCGGAAATGGCCTACCACCACGGGCAGGCCCTGAGGGACAGCGGGGAGCCGGCGGGCGCCGCCCGCATCTTCGAGTCCCTGGCCCTGCGGGTGGGCGGCTCCTTCGCGGACGTTCGGAAAGGGCGGGGGGAACTGCGCCGGAAGGACGACTACGGGCCTTCCCAGGCCTTCGGCGCCGCCTGCCGGGCCGGGGGGGAGCCGGGCATCCTCTACCGTTCCGTGCGGCGGAAGGACGGCGAGTGCCTCGCCATCTTCCAGGGTTCAAGCGTCAAGGCATGCAGCCTGAAGGAGGTCATCGCGCTGCGGTGGGACGGGAAGAAGCTGGGCTGA
- a CDS encoding antitoxin Xre-like helix-turn-helix domain-containing protein: protein MSRSPNTALPVQDDPSALAFRTFLAVAERWGLPVKERLALLGIAKSTYTVWLKRLEAGDLRDVDGDKVDRMAYVLGIYELSGSVFPDGVAWATRANQAPVFGGRRPLDRMLDGRMEDLIETLGYLKTASMGLL, encoded by the coding sequence ATGTCCCGGAGTCCGAACACCGCCCTTCCCGTCCAGGACGACCCCTCGGCCCTTGCCTTCCGCACCTTCCTGGCCGTGGCGGAACGCTGGGGCCTGCCCGTGAAGGAGCGCCTGGCCCTGCTGGGCATCGCCAAGAGCACCTACACCGTCTGGCTCAAGCGCCTGGAGGCCGGCGACCTGCGCGACGTGGACGGCGACAAGGTGGACCGCATGGCCTACGTGCTGGGCATCTACGAGCTGTCGGGCAGCGTCTTCCCGGACGGCGTGGCCTGGGCCACCCGGGCCAACCAGGCGCCGGTCTTCGGCGGAAGGCGGCCCCTGGACCGCATGCTGGACGGGCGCATGGAGGACCTCATCGAGACCCTGGGCTACCTCAAGACGGCGTCCATGGGCCTGCTGTGA
- a CDS encoding CPBP family intramembrane glutamic endopeptidase codes for MDSRGPEPWNPDRTWADPFIATLALLVVLAVGFNAGARRARPARPSTRVELQGRIADVTLAAPRVLGALAGTALGSGEALGSLEKKTAPGWDRAILAVHAAERGDLASGARLSGTVPDATFREIWSWAYQGAGRTPLPGELAGVLRALGEGYAAGMLEARCAARAGGDPKPAEARASAWVLPRLAALAAAGLAAAVLALGGLAMAIFLAAVPARPHAPPRFAMSGRALLIVLLGWFLTHLGAGFVTGTALILLPFLRPAALPLTYALHALLGTAYLCWAEDIGPRELAARVAPGRAGRALASGLGFFALAFAAVLAVSVALSPFLHAAEPPQKDLMDLLSRMRGPLSVGLLFLTVAVVAPVFEELLFRGLLLPWLGERLEARLGRRPGWLLAVAVSGLLFGAMHLQPLGLPTLGTLGIVLGFAFLRTGNLLTSILVHGLWNGGIFLFMRFFA; via the coding sequence ATGGACAGTCGCGGCCCCGAGCCCTGGAACCCTGACCGGACGTGGGCCGATCCCTTCATCGCGACCCTCGCGCTGCTGGTCGTGCTCGCCGTGGGCTTCAACGCCGGCGCGCGCCGCGCCAGGCCCGCGCGCCCCTCCACCCGGGTGGAGCTCCAGGGCCGCATCGCCGACGTGACCCTGGCCGCGCCCCGGGTCCTGGGCGCCCTGGCCGGCACCGCCCTGGGCTCGGGGGAGGCCCTGGGCAGCCTCGAGAAGAAGACCGCCCCCGGCTGGGACCGCGCCATCCTCGCCGTGCACGCCGCGGAGCGCGGCGACCTCGCCTCGGGCGCGCGCCTTTCCGGCACGGTCCCCGACGCAACCTTCCGGGAGATCTGGTCCTGGGCCTATCAGGGCGCGGGGCGCACGCCCCTCCCCGGGGAGCTGGCCGGGGTCCTCCGGGCCCTGGGCGAGGGCTATGCCGCTGGGATGCTCGAGGCCCGGTGCGCGGCCCGCGCCGGCGGCGATCCGAAGCCCGCCGAGGCCCGGGCCTCGGCCTGGGTGCTGCCGCGGCTGGCGGCCCTGGCCGCCGCCGGGCTCGCCGCCGCGGTGCTGGCGCTGGGCGGCCTGGCCATGGCCATCTTCCTCGCCGCGGTCCCGGCCCGTCCCCACGCCCCGCCCCGGTTCGCCATGTCGGGAAGGGCCCTGCTCATCGTGCTCCTGGGCTGGTTCCTCACGCACCTGGGGGCCGGCTTCGTCACCGGCACGGCGCTGATCCTCCTGCCCTTCCTGCGCCCCGCGGCCCTGCCCCTCACCTACGCCCTCCACGCCCTGCTGGGCACCGCCTACCTCTGCTGGGCCGAAGACATCGGACCTCGCGAACTGGCGGCGCGGGTGGCGCCGGGTCGCGCGGGGCGCGCGCTGGCGTCGGGCCTGGGCTTTTTCGCCCTGGCCTTCGCCGCCGTCCTCGCGGTCTCCGTGGCCCTCAGCCCCTTCCTGCACGCCGCCGAGCCTCCCCAGAAGGACCTGATGGACCTGCTCTCCCGCATGCGCGGGCCGCTCTCGGTCGGGCTCCTGTTCCTCACGGTGGCCGTGGTGGCGCCGGTCTTCGAGGAGCTGCTGTTCCGGGGCCTCCTGCTGCCGTGGCTGGGGGAACGGCTCGAGGCGCGCCTGGGAAGGCGCCCAGGCTGGCTCCTGGCCGTGGCCGTCAGCGGCCTGCTCTTCGGCGCCATGCACCTTCAGCCCCTGGGCCTGCCCACCCTGGGCACCCTCGGCATCGTCCTGGGCTTCGCCTTCCTGCGCACCGGCAACCTGCTCACCAGCATCCTCGTGCACGGACTCTGGAACGGCGGGATCTTCCTCTTCATGAGGTTCTTCGCCTGA
- a CDS encoding thioesterase family protein, protein MAFSQSIDVRFADLDALGHVNHATFVTYLECARVGWWARLLAGRPFQEEGFVVAKVELDYRKPILLGDAVRVDLRCSHQGNTSFSLAYKVVRATDNVVLAEGQTVQVMMDFATGRPRPLRPETQAWLRTQE, encoded by the coding sequence ATGGCCTTTTCCCAGTCCATCGACGTGCGGTTCGCGGACCTGGACGCGCTCGGGCACGTGAACCACGCCACCTTCGTCACCTACCTGGAGTGCGCCCGCGTCGGCTGGTGGGCAAGGCTCCTGGCGGGCCGTCCCTTCCAGGAGGAGGGCTTCGTCGTGGCCAAAGTGGAGCTGGACTACCGCAAGCCCATCCTCCTGGGGGACGCGGTGCGGGTGGACCTGCGCTGCTCCCACCAGGGCAACACCAGTTTCTCCCTGGCCTACAAGGTGGTGCGCGCCACCGACAACGTCGTGCTGGCCGAAGGGCAGACCGTGCAGGTCATGATGGACTTCGCCACCGGGCGCCCGAGGCCGCTGCGGCCCGAGACCCAGGCGTGGCTTCGCACGCAGGAGTAG
- the nadA gene encoding quinolinate synthase NadA — translation MSAPAPYVPDLETIDPALDLLAEIARLRKERNAVLLAHYYQEPEIQDLADFVGDSLQLAQAAARTEASVIAFCGVHFMAETAKILNPGKRVVIPDLDAGCSLADRCPADAFGAWLKDYPDHVVVSYINCSAGVKALSDIICTSSNAVRVVESIPGDRKIVFAPDRHLGRWVMRQTGRDMVLWPGFCIVHEQFTATRLAQLKARHPAAKVIVHPECDATVSRMADFVGSTAALLKFVEKDPGKEFIVGTEAGILHQMKRLRPEAELVPIPADSGCNCALCPYMKLNSIEKLYLCLRDLKPEILLDEDLRRRALGPVERMLALG, via the coding sequence ATGAGCGCGCCCGCCCCCTACGTCCCCGACCTGGAAACCATCGACCCCGCCCTGGACCTCCTGGCGGAGATCGCCCGGCTCCGGAAGGAGCGCAACGCCGTGCTCCTGGCCCACTACTACCAGGAGCCCGAGATCCAGGACCTGGCGGACTTCGTGGGCGACAGCCTCCAGCTGGCCCAGGCCGCGGCGCGCACCGAGGCCTCGGTCATCGCCTTCTGCGGCGTGCATTTCATGGCCGAGACCGCCAAGATCCTCAACCCCGGCAAGCGCGTCGTCATCCCCGACCTGGACGCCGGGTGCAGCCTCGCGGACCGGTGCCCCGCCGACGCCTTCGGCGCCTGGCTGAAGGACTACCCCGACCACGTGGTGGTGAGCTACATCAACTGCTCCGCCGGCGTGAAGGCCCTCTCAGACATCATCTGCACCAGCTCCAACGCCGTGCGGGTGGTGGAGAGCATCCCCGGGGACCGGAAGATCGTCTTCGCCCCGGACCGCCACCTGGGGCGGTGGGTCATGCGCCAGACGGGGCGGGACATGGTCCTGTGGCCCGGATTCTGCATCGTCCACGAGCAGTTCACCGCCACCCGCCTGGCCCAGCTCAAGGCCCGCCACCCCGCGGCCAAGGTCATCGTCCATCCCGAGTGCGACGCCACCGTGAGCCGCATGGCCGACTTCGTGGGCTCCACCGCGGCCCTCCTGAAGTTCGTGGAGAAGGATCCGGGCAAGGAATTCATCGTGGGCACCGAGGCGGGCATCCTCCACCAGATGAAGCGGCTCCGGCCCGAAGCCGAGCTCGTCCCCATCCCGGCCGACAGCGGCTGCAACTGCGCCCTGTGCCCCTACATGAAGCTCAACAGCATCGAGAAGCTCTACCTCTGCCTGCGGGACCTCAAGCCCGAGATCCTCCTGGACGAGGACCTGCGCCGGCGCGCGCTGGGGCCCGTGGAGCGGATGCTCGCGCTGGGCTAG